The sequence ggtcatgatttggaaaggcacacatctgtctatgtaagatcccacagttgtcaagcaaaaaaagtcagagcaaaaacaaagccatgaggatGAAGGAATTGTaagtagagctccgagactggattgtgtcgaggcacagatatggggaagggcaccaaaaaaattctgcagcatctaaggtccccaagaacacagtggcctccatcattcttaaatggaagaagttggtaccaccaagactcttcctagagctggccccctGGCCAGCCTGAACaaactggggagaagggccttggtcagggaggtgacaaagaacccaatggtcactctgacagagctctagacttcttctgtggagatgggagaaccttccagaaggacaagcatctctgcagcactccacgaatcaggcctttatggtagagtggccagacagaagccactaatCAGTAAAAaggcatgacagcccacttggagtttgccaaaaggcacctaaatgacactcataccatgagaaacaagattctctagtctgatgaaaccaagatcgaactctatggcctgaatgccaacatcacatctggaggaaacctaacaccatccctatggtgaagcgtggtggttgcagcatcatgccgtggggatgtttttcagagcccggacttcaacccgatcgaacatctctggagagacctgaaaatagctgttcagcgacactccccatccaacctgaccgaccttgagaggatctgcagagaatgggagaaactctgcaaatacaggtgtgcctagcttgaagcttcatacccaagaagaatcaaagctgtaatcactgccaaaggtgcttcaacaatgcaCTGAGTTAagtgtctgaatacatatgtaaatgtgatctgttttcgctttgtcattatggggtattgtgtgtagattgatgaggggccTCCGGAGGCGCCGCAATTGTCATAACCGCCATTTGGAGCCAGCGACCAGATTTTTGGATTAAGCATTAATTGGCTTTTAGTCTAGATTAGTTCACGGAGATAGGggcatatttatttttatttaaaccttttatttaactaggcaagtcattaaaaacaaattcttattttacaatgacggcctaccccggccaaaccctcccctaacccggatgacgctgggccaattaaaCGTCCTATTGGAAtctcgatcacggccggttgtgagacagcccgggatcaaaccaggatctgtagtgacacctctagcattgagatccagtgcattagaccgctgtgccactcgggagacaCCAGTCGACAGTTTGGACatgccctgcaagtgtatactcgtcagacgtcatgatacgtcatcagtAGTGTCCACcaaatttgagggctgagggggggGATAGGGTGCGTcttaagtgtttggaccgcaaaccatgacgtctgacgagtattcacttgcagggcaaggggcgagggaggaatacattattttttaaatggaccCCTCTTGCCCGGACATTTGTCACTGTTAATCCCgtgatgattgtgttttcagccaccggtagctttatatgcgctacagtcaagTATGATttcatgtctacttatattaactaTATAATTATTAGTAAAGGCCTACtttatgatagctagcaaattaattagctaactaacgttagcctgcctagctacttctgaaggaaaatgttttatttctacaatttccaaaagctaaccaaacatTACTTTTATGGGACGTTTGTGCATTAGTTGCACAATTTCTAACTTACTTACATTCGTTTTGaattacacttgtatgttgactacATATTGATGTTGAGGTTTTATGTTTGGCAGaattttcttagcggatgtacaatcatcgcgaattgaattatggggcaTTTCAGCTctgaagtgaacataattgtacactcgcaaactccattaaaaacgagggctgagcggcttacgttgcaaacttcccttaCTTGGCTAATCATTTGAACCGACGACATATGGCcgcggggattcccccaagggctgAGGGTTTAGGGCCGAGGGTTGTCTACTTTGAGACTGAAACGCAGTCCGGGTTCATATCCAAACCCCCAACCTCCCCATACACTGATAGATTACGCTTTCACTTCCCTGAGGCCACCCCTCTCCTTGTTTAGGCTGAGGTTTTAACTCCAGTTTTGCGACTTTTGGCCCATGAAAATATCCAATAATACTAAGTCCATTGTATTATTATTGTATGCCGGTAAACGTACACATTAGTAGCTAGTTGGCTATTAATTTAAGGCAATAAATTGGCTAGCCTAGCTCATCTGGGTAGTGGTTCAAATAGGCCGATTATTAGGTAACTACCGGCATGTTACGTGTTGGCTAACGTTAGTCATCCCCTTGACTGTGCCTCAATGCTGTGTGGCACGGctatgctagctaacgttacttcaCGTGGCAAAGAAGCCACCCGCCACTCATCTAGCCGGTGGCATTTTAAAGTGTACGAGATCCACACACCATCTCCATTAATTTACAGTCTCTTACCCGTGATATATTCGAACACTTCGGTGTCAATTTCGGGAAACTCGCTCTTCAGAATATCCACGTATGTCGCCATGATACACCGGCTCTTCCACAAGAACAGCGCATGTGCCCACAACATACGATAAGGCATGTCCTCAAACTATGCATTATGGGTATTGTAGTATTTTTTTATGCGATTTTATATTCTCATCTTTACCTCCCTCCACCTCTAATTTGTGTTTGGTTCCATCAACCTCATGTAATGACATCAAATATCATTATAACTTAACCAATATAGATCACAGTCCGTCGTTTGGAATGGAAACAAATTAGTCATAGTTGTCAGAACAAGCACGAGCTAGCTGGATCCTATTGCCGCGTTCTAACAATAATTTGCATATTTCCTTTTGGGAACGCCTACTTTGTGAtgcgttccatcttctcccaccgGCTATTGGGTAGTGAGTAAAAACGCCAgatggatgcttcacatttatacttccggtgaaatatctgtctaattgttatttatttttttaatttttttaattattttttgttgtttattatttattttattttttttatttttatttttttatttctatccATCCAAAACACTTTTGAGAGAGCTTAGGTGTGAAACTTAACAAAACTAACAAAAATCTATGCATTTGGGTTGTCTAGGGATTTAATTTGGTTAAAGTGAAACATATAGAACGGTTAATGAAACAACTCAAAAGCCACCAGATTTAGTAGCACATGAGATATTTTGGCAGTACATATCAACAAAAAAACTATTGAAAATACAGTTGCTAAAATAACTTATCTGGAGGTTAGTTGCAAAGCCTGTATCAActtaatatatataaaaaacaaacTGTTAGTAGTCTATTTCTGCAGTGGGAGGCCCATGTCCTCTGAGAGCATGAAATGTTATTGTTGCTTTTTTCTATAGTGGCTTAATAATACATTTTCAGAGTGGAATATATAGTAGAATATACTCTAATTGGAATCTATTCTAACAAGCCACTGTACGTGCACATGGGGAACTCGGTAACTGTGTCGTACACTATGAAACAGAAGTTACTGCTGTGATACACTACTAGGATATGGAAGATACTGCCGCTCCCAAGGACAGGACCAGGGTCCCTTACACATGGTTTATATGCGTATCAAACTATATGGTGCTTTTCGGAGCCAATCAGTAAAACAGATCCTTTACGCTTTGCTCTTCTCTGACGTCTCTGTGCCTGCATTCGCCCTGCCCGATCTGAAACGTTGACTCAGCTCTGCCGACAATACTGAGCAGCAGGATTTCTTCTGGTCCTTGGCTTGGTCGCGGGCCTTGGAGGCAAGCTCCAGGAGGGCAATGAGGAGGCCCAGGCCACACCCCAGGGCCAGCAGCATGAAGAGGCCCCTCAGGAGGTGGGCCTGGAGGGCCTGTGGGGCTTGGCCCCCGTCTGGCATACAGCTGTTGGCCCACCACTTACTCTGCAGGTACGCCAATTCCCCAGACTCACTCAGCTGCAGTATGGCCACCGTTATGTTCTTCATCATAGGGGAGCCTAGGGGTGCTGCAATGCAGTACCCTCTCATGGCAATGAGTTCACTGCTGCGGATCAGGTTGCAGTAGCGAGCCACAGCCAGGTCCAGAGACGCTGCTTCGCCAATGAAGGCGTAGTTGCCTTCCTGGGCACGTCGATTGCCCTCTTCCACAGAAGGCACACAACTCTTCTTCCTCTCCATGTGCTGGAAGATGCGTCGGTAGGTGGGGTTGTTGGAGTTTTTGAAGAAATTGAACGTGGTGCCGCCTTCCACTGTTCCATAGTCAATGACGTCCTGTCTGGCCAGCTCATCGAAGTTCATCACCGAGACGTGTTTGGTGTCGGAGCGTAGCATGGTGTTGAAGTTGCTGAAGTCCTGTCTAATTGTTACATTCACCAAAATAAGAGTTGTtgttttgttatgttattgtaTCCCACGATTAAATCGGGAGTGGACTGTGGAACTGTCTCCATCGCTTACGTTTTTACTTTCATGCGTTGGTCACACGCAATATCTCAGACCTGGACCGATTTAGTGGAACTAGGGTGAATGATTCTATTTGTCATAGATGACTTAGCTGGCAACGTCACGAAAACGATGCCCACGCTTCAATTGGGAAGAAGTCCATGAGTTGTTGTGAATCTGAATAGCCAGAtagctaccaacaatgacgagaaacTGCCATGCGCGGAATCATAGTGACTCGTTTCAGACAGTTTcatcttgttattgataccatgtgTTTTGCgctgttttgactgatttcaggTCAATGCTAATATTTCTCAAATTTGCTAGCTAAACAACAACTGTGACGATGTATTTGAGATATGTGCTccttgtgcaaatgtatttgtttttaataaataTTTGAGGCAAAATATAGTTATTCTTCTTTAAAAATTGGGTTAGTGGATTGCATCCAACGTTTAAGGTGCATACagcgccacctactgtactggagtgtgaggccagtcACAGCCTACCTCATTAAATTCTCTTCATTTGTCCTGTTCCTCTAAGAAAGTGAAATAGAGCCCTAGGCaccacttccctccctccctcccccaccccaacCTCTCTAACCCTTTCACACAATCTCTCCCCATCTAGGCCATACGTTCACAAAATAtcaacacatgctccaccgtttcCACAACTAAACACTCTTCACAcagatctgtttcatgtctccctATCATCCACGAGGCATTCAAACCTGTGTGCCCAAACCGTAGTCTACTCCACATAACTTCCTCTCTCCTACATCCCACACTCCCCACCTCTTCCTTAACTGACTGGTGCACACAATAAAATTGCTTCCCTTACTACTAGCATCCCACTCCCTATGCCAAAGATCAAGTTATTTTGCCAGGATCAAGAACTTGACTTCCCTTCGGCCCAACGGGACCTGAATATCTACCCCCTCACTCCACTCTTGGGCCACCACATCAGCGTTCTCATTATCCTCCACACCCACATGGGTGGGAACCCAGCAAAAGCTTACCACCAATCCTATCCTCTCCAATCCCATTAACAGCACCATCTCCACAAACAAGTCTCCCCTATCCGACCTGTCCGTCTCCACGCCACTCAACACTGACTTATCAGAACAGATCACCACTCTGAGTGGTTTCACCTCCTCCACCCATCTCAAACCTATAATCATGGCCATCAACTCGGCCGCAAACATTGACACATAATCAGTTAACCGCTTACATACTCTAACATTGAAATCTGGGATATACACCCCTGCCCTACCGCTGACTGGATCCTTTGAACCATCTGTATATGTCCTTTTAAAAACGAATAAAAACGATTATCTATGTATCTCTCCATTCCCCGCCTCACGTCCTCACCCCATTCTCTCCTACTCTCAATCATATCCACATCTACACTTGGTTTCGGAAACACCCATGGAGGAATGTTCCCCAATGCAATTGCCGGCCCGATCTTGCTCTCCCCCAGTCCATATTCTACAACTTTCTGCTCAATTGTTCACCCGTACGCCCTCTGCTTACCCACTCCTCACAGGATGTCCTTTTAACTCCCTTTCAACCTCGCCAAGTACGCTAATCCAAGTTTGTCCCACCTACTCCTCAGTGGCAGTTCCCCACTATCCACCTGCAATGCCTCAACAGGTGTCGTCCTGAAGTCACCCACACACAATCTCAGGGCCCTTGACTGTATCCTATCCAGCCGCTGTAGTACCGTTTTGGCTGCCGATTCATATACAAAGCACCCATAATCCTTAAAATGACCTGATCAATGCCTGATACATACACAACAGTGTTTGTCTATCTGACCCCCAATCATATCCTGCCACTGCCCTCATGAGGTTCAGCACCTTCCTACACTTCCATGTAAGCCTCTCATCAAACCACATACCTAAATACTTATCAAACTCAGACACCCTACctatatcaatcaaatgtatttataaaagcccttcttatatcagctgatgtcacaaagtgctgtacagaaacccagcctaaaaccccaaacagcaagcaatgcaggtgtagaagcacagtggctaggtaaaactccctagaaaggacagaacctaggaagaaacctagagaggaaccaggctatgaggggtggccagtcctcttctggccgtgccgggtggagattataacagaacatggccaagatgttcaaattttCATAGATGACAAGCAGGGtccaataataataatcacagtggttgtcaagggtgcaacaggtcagcacctcaggaataaatgtcagttggcttttcatagcctatcattgagagtatctctaccgctcctgctgtctctagagagttgaaaacagcaggtctgggacaggtagcacgtccggtgaacaggtcagggttccatagccgcaggcagaacagttgaaactggagcagcagcatggccaggtggactagggacagcaaggagtcatcaggccaggtagtcctgaggcatggtcctagggctctggtcctccgagagagagagaaagaaagagagaattagagagagcatacttaaattcacacaggacaccggataagacaggataaatactccagatataacagactgaccctagccccccgacacaaactactgcagcataaatactggatgctgagacaggagacaggagacaggctaaGACATTTCCACATATATCCTGACTGTATATTTGCAGCCTAACATCTGTATCCTTTCTCCTAGCAAACACCAAGCAGGACTTGGCCACAGACATCCTAAACCCTAATGTTAGAGACCAATCTTCCACAGCTTCTTGAATCTTCCTCATCACATATTTCACATTCCACCTCTCTTCCATACAGCCCCATCATAAGTATACAAAGCCACACCCACTCCCTGTCCCACCTTTTTAAATATATAATCTATCATCAGGGTGAACAACACCAGACTAACCACACTTCCCTGAGGAGTATCATTGTCCACTTCAAATCACATTGACAATTCTAAGCCCACCCTCACCCGCATGACCCGATCGAACAGGAAGTTCATGACTCAGTTATAAAGACGTCCCCCAGTGCCCAATGCACTCAGCTTGATCAACAACCTATCCCTCCACATGGTATTGTAAGCTTTCTCAATGTCCAAATACACAAATCTCATCACCTCTTTAATCGTCAGGGCCTTGGCCATCTCTTTACTAACTGTCACCAGGGCATCAATGGCAGACCTCCCTCTACTGAACCCACTCTGTGCTACGCTCAACAAACCCCTAACTTCCAAGAAATACAGTACATCATCCTACTCACTATCATCTATTCCATCAGCTTACACATATTGGATGTCAACGCGATAGGCCTATAACTGCCCGGCCATCGGGATCTTTACCTGTCTTTACAAACGGCAACACCACCGCATGTTTCCACCCAGCAGGTATCACCCAGCAGGTATCACCCCAGTCCTCCACACCTAATTATACAACCCTAACACTGCTTCCAACACACTGTTCGGTGCATGCTTAAACATCACATAACACACCCTATTTTCTCCAAGAGCAGTCCACCTGCATCCCTCCAACGTCCTTGTCATCTCATACATATAAAACTCTGCATCTATAGCTTCTCCTGACTCCCCTTTTTTATTTAAAACATCTCGTTGCACCTTTAACTTTTCCCCACATCTCCTTTTGCTCTCATCACACAGGTGCTCACATCTATGAACCGCTGCAAATGCACCACAAAATATGttatcaacaatctaagccaacacAGTCTGTTTGCCCCATAGTTGCCTATAGGTTGTTTTTTTCCttccattaccaccaccaactggactggagtatgGATCAGAGACGGAAGGTCTAAATCCTACCCAATAGTCTCGTCTCCCTAAGgaaacaaaatacataattaaataCTACATCCCCTGAAGATTTCCCAAGCAGTTCACTTAATCTCGGCTCTTCAACCCCATTACTCCTCAAATCTTATAACAATCGCTCTCTTTCCTTCCCATATTTTTGGCACTGAAATAGAACATGTTCCCTtggcctcccaaatggcacagcggtctaaggcactgcattgcagtgcaagaggtgtcactatagacctgggttcgatcacggctgtattacaaccggccgtgaccgggagtcccatagggcggcacacaattggcccagcgtagagcgagttaggggagggtttggctgggggggctttacttggctcatcgtgctctagcaactccttttggtggccgggcacctgcaggctgacctcggttgtCAGGTGAACCTTGTTTCCTTTcctctggcttccgggttaaccgGGCGGatgttaagaagcgtggtttggcgggtcatgtttcggaggacgcatgactcgaccttcgcctcccgagcccgttgaggagtttcagcgatgagacaagatcgaaattggggagaaataaaaatgtgttgcattgtct comes from Salmo salar chromosome ssa20, Ssal_v3.1, whole genome shotgun sequence and encodes:
- the LOC106580645 gene encoding probable glutamate receptor — protein: MLRSDTKHVSVMNFDELARQDVIDYGTVEGGTTFNFFKNSNNPTYRRIFQHMERKKSCVPSVEEGNRRAQEGNYAFIGEAASLDLAVARYCNLIRSSELIAMRGYCIAAPLGSPMMKNITVAILQLSESGELAYLQSKWWANSCMPDGGQAPQALQAHLLRGLFMLLALGCGLGLLIALLELASKARDQAKDQKKSCCSVLSAELSQRFRSGRANAGTETSEKSKA